A window of the Natrinema salifodinae genome harbors these coding sequences:
- a CDS encoding pyrroloquinoline quinone-dependent dehydrogenase — MALRNDKAVQAARDIELREIEDGYTLVGGPEESITEQHDPERIPEQDVDQEMLSNTGENPRSWLMYGGNYEQHRVTTADAITPDNVDDLELEYELSVGTGSSMEGTPIVVPGDPPVMYQTNGPNHMKAIDPREGEVLWSYTYAVPMGVELCCDDNNRGAAVYGDKVYMTTLDSGVVALDRYTGEEEWYTSTGEHEVGYSATWAPVIYDGTIYTGSAGGEYGVLGFVAALDAESGDMLWQNDTLPEDEWIGQSREHGCGTTWMTPTIDEERDVLYTAVANPGPDFDGTVRPGPNFPTCGTISLDLESGEFQWGFQSSPHDVWDYDAVAPRVLLRDVDVDDGPSEMVVGSDKTGWVYMMDAESGQLHERSEEICQHINMWEMIPHISEDERVPFVPGAPGGNDWQPPSYNPETGYVYVVHQNYPQDLYWRYEEYSEGNPYWGGGLADPAEEFPDEWNDSITAFAAVDPATGERVWRDWIESEDEYYMWGGSMSTATGLVFNGTQNGVLVAYDGESGDRLWEYEFDVPISASPMSWYDPGEEKQYVAVQVGGSGWLRQGDRGDTLAVFSMDA, encoded by the coding sequence ATGGCACTTCGCAACGATAAGGCGGTACAAGCCGCCCGAGACATCGAACTGAGAGAGATCGAGGACGGCTATACGCTGGTCGGGGGCCCCGAGGAATCGATCACCGAGCAGCACGATCCCGAGCGCATTCCTGAGCAGGACGTCGACCAGGAGATGCTGAGTAATACCGGGGAGAATCCCCGGTCGTGGTTGATGTACGGCGGGAACTACGAGCAACATCGAGTCACGACCGCCGACGCTATCACGCCCGACAACGTCGACGATCTCGAACTCGAGTACGAGCTGTCGGTCGGGACGGGTTCGAGCATGGAGGGGACGCCGATCGTCGTTCCGGGCGATCCCCCGGTCATGTACCAGACGAACGGCCCGAACCACATGAAGGCGATCGACCCCCGCGAGGGGGAGGTCCTCTGGAGCTACACCTACGCGGTTCCGATGGGCGTCGAGCTGTGCTGCGACGACAACAACCGCGGCGCCGCCGTCTACGGCGACAAGGTCTACATGACGACGCTCGACTCGGGCGTCGTCGCCTTGGACCGTTACACCGGCGAAGAGGAGTGGTACACGAGTACCGGCGAACACGAAGTCGGGTACTCCGCGACGTGGGCCCCAGTGATCTACGACGGGACGATCTACACGGGCAGCGCCGGCGGCGAGTACGGCGTCCTCGGATTCGTCGCCGCGCTCGACGCGGAGAGCGGCGACATGCTCTGGCAGAACGATACGCTCCCGGAAGACGAGTGGATCGGCCAGAGCCGCGAGCACGGCTGCGGCACGACCTGGATGACGCCGACGATCGACGAGGAGCGGGACGTCCTTTACACGGCGGTCGCGAATCCCGGACCGGACTTCGACGGGACGGTCCGGCCGGGACCGAACTTCCCCACCTGTGGGACCATCTCGCTGGACTTGGAGAGCGGCGAGTTCCAGTGGGGCTTCCAGAGCAGTCCGCACGACGTCTGGGACTACGACGCGGTCGCGCCGCGAGTGCTGTTGCGCGACGTAGACGTCGACGACGGGCCGTCGGAGATGGTCGTCGGGTCCGACAAGACCGGCTGGGTGTACATGATGGACGCCGAGTCCGGCCAACTCCACGAACGCAGCGAGGAGATCTGCCAACACATCAATATGTGGGAGATGATTCCCCACATCAGCGAGGACGAACGCGTCCCGTTCGTCCCCGGCGCGCCTGGCGGCAACGACTGGCAGCCACCGTCGTACAACCCCGAGACCGGGTACGTGTACGTCGTCCACCAGAACTACCCGCAGGACCTCTACTGGCGGTACGAGGAGTACAGCGAGGGTAATCCCTACTGGGGCGGCGGCCTGGCCGATCCGGCCGAGGAGTTCCCCGACGAGTGGAACGACTCGATCACCGCCTTCGCGGCGGTCGATCCGGCGACGGGCGAGCGCGTCTGGCGCGACTGGATCGAGAGCGAAGACGAGTACTACATGTGGGGCGGCTCGATGTCGACCGCGACGGGACTCGTGTTCAACGGGACCCAGAACGGTGTCCTCGTCGCCTACGACGGCGAGAGCGGCGACCGCCTCTGGGAGTACGAGTTCGACGTGCCGATCAGCGCCTCGCCGATGAGCTGGTACGACCCCGGCGAGGAGAAACAGTACGTCGCCGTCCAGGTCGGCGGCAGCGGTTGGCTCCGTCAGGGAGATCGCGGCGACACGCTCGCCGTGTTCTCGATGGACGCCTGA
- a CDS encoding class I SAM-dependent methyltransferase, whose amino-acid sequence MLPVRYNFGLYHWRRRCRAVGAAIAVAVLALVARRRTDDSRGRLAAGLVATGAAVHAGTILESLLSPPPWAIERGKYDALAARLPLDRADRILDVGCGTGRSLVGLAPHVPPGRTVIGLDVFDDRVIFGNGPALARRNGTRAGLAVEPIAGDAAALPLATDSVDVVTACRVLHDLDARDVDRTLRESRRVCEPDGTLGVLELPLVPDGVDREPEGYWRERVSAAGFRIETVDRIERGRSDEPYLVLVATPASAADR is encoded by the coding sequence ATGCTCCCCGTTCGATACAACTTCGGTCTGTACCACTGGCGGCGGCGATGCCGGGCGGTCGGCGCCGCGATCGCCGTCGCCGTCCTCGCGCTCGTCGCCAGGCGGCGGACTGACGATTCCCGCGGGCGGCTCGCTGCGGGTCTCGTCGCGACGGGGGCGGCCGTCCACGCGGGCACGATACTCGAATCGTTGCTCTCCCCGCCGCCGTGGGCGATCGAACGCGGCAAGTACGACGCCCTCGCGGCGCGACTCCCGCTCGATCGCGCCGATCGGATCCTCGACGTGGGCTGCGGGACCGGGCGCTCGCTCGTCGGACTCGCACCTCACGTCCCGCCTGGCCGGACCGTGATCGGCCTCGACGTCTTCGACGATCGGGTCATCTTCGGCAACGGGCCGGCGCTCGCGCGCCGGAACGGAACGCGGGCCGGCCTGGCGGTCGAACCGATCGCCGGTGACGCGGCGGCGCTGCCGCTGGCGACCGATTCGGTCGACGTCGTCACCGCCTGTCGGGTTCTCCACGACCTCGACGCGCGGGACGTCGATCGGACGCTGCGTGAGAGCCGGCGCGTCTGCGAGCCCGACGGGACGCTCGGCGTGCTCGAACTCCCGCTGGTTCCCGACGGCGTCGATCGCGAGCCGGAGGGGTACTGGCGGGAGCGCGTGTCGGCGGCGGGCTTTCGGATCGAGACGGTCGATCGGATCGAGCGCGGCCGGTCCGACGAGCCGTATCTCGTGCTCGTCGCGACGCCGGCGTCGGCTGCCGACCGGTGA